From Lentimicrobiaceae bacterium, a single genomic window includes:
- a CDS encoding RagB/SusD family nutrient uptake outer membrane protein, protein MKQIYSYILKFPKSLIAALFLIPLFWSCHFLDYTEYDSNNENYIFSYIDQTKTVLANVYSYLPKDYNSVDGAIRSSATDDAEHVWDASAIQRFNNGGWSAINPLDDQWGRMYTAIKAANIFLDKADTLTFPAIKYAVNYADLMKALALYPYEARFLRAMYYFELIKRYGNVPLDTVRLTPELVNNVKPNSYDEIVKFIVRECDSAAIKLPITFSTFISKETGRATKGAAMALKARTLLYAASPLHNSSNAAAKWIAAASASKALIDQLGATYTPLAAYNTTWNNLTSKELILETRQADDRAFEAANTAVGYNGGNTGTCPTQNLIDAYDMKTTGKGITEAGSGYDPANPYSTSGATARDPRLDMTILRNGSIWKNPLVIQTFQGGLNAAPRPNTTKTGYYIKKFMVESIVIDPSLTLGNARHVWPIFRYAEVLLNYAEAMNEVYGPDGAGPAPLDNLTARAAVNIVRARTGVAMPAFAAGMTQSTFRDKLRNERRVELAFEDHRFWDIRRWKIGPSATIIKGVDLTRDPVTGVITYTPKVVETRVWNDKMYLYPIPETELFINKNLVQNLGW, encoded by the coding sequence ATGAAACAGATATATTCTTATATATTAAAATTTCCCAAGTCATTGATTGCAGCTTTATTCTTAATTCCATTGTTTTGGAGCTGCCATTTTTTGGACTATACCGAGTATGATTCAAATAATGAAAATTATATATTTTCATACATAGATCAAACCAAAACAGTTCTGGCCAATGTCTATTCTTATCTCCCGAAAGACTACAACAGCGTGGATGGGGCCATCAGGTCATCGGCAACAGATGATGCCGAACATGTATGGGATGCATCAGCCATTCAACGGTTCAACAATGGAGGTTGGAGTGCGATTAATCCGCTGGATGATCAGTGGGGCAGAATGTACACGGCCATAAAAGCTGCAAATATATTTTTGGATAAAGCCGACACACTGACATTTCCTGCAATAAAATATGCGGTCAATTACGCTGATTTAATGAAAGCATTGGCTTTATATCCTTACGAAGCCCGGTTCTTACGTGCGATGTATTACTTCGAATTAATTAAGAGGTATGGCAATGTTCCCCTTGATACGGTAAGGTTGACACCTGAACTTGTCAATAATGTAAAGCCTAATTCATATGACGAGATTGTCAAATTCATCGTAAGGGAGTGTGATTCGGCAGCCATTAAATTACCCATAACGTTTTCTACATTTATCAGCAAGGAAACAGGACGGGCAACGAAGGGGGCTGCCATGGCTTTAAAAGCGCGAACTTTGTTGTATGCTGCCAGCCCTTTGCACAATTCTTCGAATGCTGCTGCCAAATGGATTGCGGCCGCATCTGCTTCAAAGGCGCTGATCGACCAGCTTGGAGCAACTTATACCCCACTTGCTGCATATAATACAACCTGGAATAACCTCACCTCCAAAGAATTGATTTTAGAGACCAGACAGGCAGATGACAGGGCATTTGAAGCAGCAAATACAGCGGTGGGCTATAATGGAGGAAATACCGGAACCTGTCCTACACAAAACCTGATTGATGCTTATGATATGAAAACAACCGGCAAAGGGATCACAGAGGCCGGTTCAGGTTATGATCCGGCAAATCCGTATTCAACTTCAGGGGCAACAGCAAGAGATCCAAGGCTTGATATGACAATTCTCCGTAATGGTTCCATCTGGAAAAATCCTCTGGTAATTCAAACCTTTCAAGGGGGATTAAATGCGGCGCCCAGGCCGAATACTACTAAAACGGGTTATTACATCAAAAAATTTATGGTGGAAAGTATTGTTATTGATCCTTCTTTAACATTGGGAAATGCACGACATGTATGGCCAATATTCCGATATGCCGAGGTGCTTTTGAACTATGCTGAAGCCATGAACGAAGTATATGGACCGGATGGGGCAGGCCCCGCCCCTCTTGATAACCTGACAGCGCGTGCGGCAGTGAATATAGTCCGTGCAAGGACCGGAGTCGCAATGCCCGCCTTCGCGGCAGGAATGACACAGTCAACTTTCAGGGATAAACTGAGGAACGAACGCCGGGTGGAACTGGCTTTTGAAGACCATCGTTTCTGGGATATCAGAAGGTGGAAGATCGGACCTTCAGCCACCATCATTAAAGGTGTTGACCTGACAAGGGACCCTGTCACCGGCGTAATAACCTATACCCCAAAAGTAGTTGAAACACGCGTTTGGAATGACAAGATGTATTTGTATCCTATTCCAGAGACAGAGTTGTTCATAAACAAGAACCTTGTGCAAAACCTTGGCTGGTAA